CATACATGATAAgttgatttttctttttatgtATTGTGATTTTTTACTTTAGATCTCATCTGAAAGTACAACATGTATGTAGGATGGTCTTAGTTTCAACAATGAGTTTATTGCCAATTGTCATGCAATAATTTAATGTTTCTATACCAACCACTTCCACCTTTAACTAGCCAAAAGTGTGAATACCACCTGCCTACAGGAATAACAACTTTTAATCAAGAACTTAGTTTACTTGAAACTTCTGATTCAGTTTGCTAGGAGATAGGCCAACCCTTGCAAAAACTGACTAGACGTTTACTTGTTTTTCTTCTTTACAATTCCGCACGGTCTTGCACCTACTGAATCTGGCATTAGGTTTCTATAAAGTGAAGTTGCCTTTTTATTATATTTACTAAGTTTTACTATTTTGTGTTTTAGATGTGTAAAATTCACTTTCACCTGTCCCTGATAATTATCATTTATGGTTGCAACAGTTTGTTGATCTTTGTGGTTCTATCTCTGAGATAAGAAAGGCATGGAGTCGTCACATCAAATTGTTTCCTCAGTTCATAAGAACCAATACCTCATCAAAACACATAGGTACTGAGAAGAGTTCACTGAACAGCTTTACTGAACAAAGGAGAAACATTTCCTATGTCTTAGTTAATCAGCCATCAAAAGGACCAAGCTCTGGCCACATGATCCAGCTGTCCAAAGGAGAGCAGGCACAGTTACCGCCGCTTAAAGATGGGAAGCAACCAGATCAGCTTTCTGCAGAGCCGTCTCTAGCTGTGGTCAAGGGAAAAGATGCAACTGGTAAACAAGAACAGATATCTCCCGAAGTGGAAGATTTATCCAGTGGAAATGGCTCTGGGAAAAATGAGTTATCTTTTGACCCTCTTGTTCAATCAAAGGATGATTCCTCAACGCCAATGGAACTAAGTCATGGTCCATCACAGCAGAGGAGAGACGATTTGGCTGGACCAATGGACTTCTCTTATGATTCCATACCGCAACCTGGAGAAGATGTATCCAAGTCTCCTGGGCCAGTTCTGGACTTTAAAGAGCCCTCAAGGCCCCTTTCTGTTTTAGAAGCCTCACAAGAACGTCCAAGTTCAGaaattatcaatcaagatcaggATGTTGAACTTGAACAGCCACCGGTGCCGGTTTCTTTGGAGAATCTTTCCTTAATCTCTGGGGAAAGGGAATCCCAGGATTTGGTCGCCATGCATTCTGATGATCTTAAAGGTGGTGAAGAAATTCCCTCATCAAGCACAGGCAGACCACCAGATCCTGTAAATGATGGAGATGGACCAGCTAGCTGTTCATCTCCAGGTCCTGTTACTGCGGGAAGTTCACAGCAAATATATGATACAGCAGCAGTTCCTGAGAGCGGTAGTTCAAAGGTGTCCAATCAACCGGCAGGATATGATCAGCAACAGCAATCACAACGAGCTGATTCGCAAGAACCGCGCTTGCTTGATTCTCAGGGTGATTCGCAGTTCCAACAGGTCCTGGATAAGGCTCCTGTCCATAGTCAATCGGGTACTTCTCAGGGGAATATCCCGGGTAATGAATGCTGGACATTAAATAATATGCCACAGCAGATCTCCATGTCTGGAAACCATCTCCAGGCGTCTTCCTCGCCTGTTTCTTATTCTCAACCAAGTCCAGCTCATTATTCTGCGCACAATAGCCAGCAAATTGGGCCCAATCCCCATCACGAAGCCTTGAATCAAACATCACAACACATCTCCCTATCAGAAAACCACCCTCAAATGTCTTCCCCACATGCTTCTTTTTCTGAACCTAGTACACCTCAACATTCTGGGCAGAGTAGCCAGCAAATTGGGCCTTCACACCACCAGGAAGCATTGAATCAAACATCACAACACTATTACCAGCAGCAGCATCTTTCGCACGGACAGTATCAACAGCATCAGTTGCAAATGCAACAGCCCTACACTAGTATACAGCAGCAACAGATGCATCCACATCCAAGTCAACTGCTGTATCAGCAGCAGCAGCTTAATctgcaacaacaacagcaacagaGTCAGCAGCAAACACTTCTATTGCAACAGCAACAGTATTTCCAGCAAATTCAGTCTTTACCATATCAACAGCAGCAATATCTTCACCAGCTACAATATTCACAGCAGGCACAGCAACTATGGCAACAGCAATTTCAACAGCAAGCACAACAGATGCAACCACAGGAAGGCCAGCAAACGCAGCAGCAGCTGGAGCAATATCGTCAGTCACAAGAACTTGCATACCAGATGCAACAGCATGGTTATCAACTACTCATGCACCAGTACCAAGTACGTCAACAAGGATGTCAGAgcatgcaacaacaacaacaatggcaACAACAGGGAAATCTCCAATTACAGCAATACTCTCACCTACAACAGCAGCAATATCATCATCGGGATCAGCAAACGGACGAGGAATACAATCAAACTCATCAGGTTCCTTCCTATAGTTGCTTCTATTATTGTATTGCTATCTAATGATGGTTTTTTTGTCTAAACAAATGGAAGAGGAAAACCATATAGATATTATATAGGATACCTTAGGCTATTTAGAATTTAATCATAAAATATTTAGTCACCTTATGAGCATACGGATTTATTACCTGCCATATTATGTATAGCTCAAGATTGCTGTATAAGGATAACCTTTGTACATTGTTTATCAGGTGAATGAGAAGGTTTTCTATTTTTACATAAATGTGGTTGACACTCATTCCATTACTTAAGTTTGAAAAATACCTCCACAAATTTTAACTGCATGTTCTCTAGAGTGTGTGCACCGCAAGTTAGAAAGGAAGCGAACTACAGTATGAAGTATCTACTGTGAGAGGCCCATGAAGTGAATCATGGCAATTAGGGTTGATTCTAATTTGGCAGGATTAgttgaagaaagaaaaaaggagCTCCATGCTAGCTCTTAGAATGAAAGTATTCTCATCTATTTAAGAGATGGAGTTCATATCCCACATCATGACAGTAAATTCACATGATATAGCGATGGTAACAGCAGTTCAGCATCAATAGTTGACAGGGTCTTGATCTCCGCAAAGTATGTCCAAGTACATTAAACTGTGACATTGTTGAGAGCCTTATTTGATCATATACTTGTAACACTAGACTGTGGGGAGCGAAGCGAAGAAAGTGTAAATCCTATTGTCGTTTTAAAATTTGTGACTGCCAAGGGCCTTGTGGAGCAAGTGAAGAGCTGATGGTTTTGCGTCAAGTCTTCTAATTGACTCAAACAGATAATAGTTGCTATCAGTACTCTCTGTGGGTATAGGTATAATAAACTTGTGTGCATGTGATTTTGATACCGTCATCTGGCACTAAAGATTGACTTGTTATAATGCACAGGGTAAACACGTTGCGGTGCAATATTCTTCAGGAACTCCTGCTGCTGAATCAGAATCACCAGAAATTGCAAAGGAACCACATTCGGCAGAAAAATTTAGACGTTCTGTATCCCCTTATAGGCGGCCTCCTGCTCGTGGAATCTCACCTTCTCATAGTACAGCCACATTGGCATCAGAGGCTTCTTCATTTTCGAGGACAAATTCTTCGCGAGATCAGTAAAGTTGTAGTGTGTCCCTGCCTCAGTTACTCTTGCTGAAGAATTGTTTGTAGTAGTAAACTGAGTTCTCTATATCCTTTGAATGTCAAAGTAGAGTCACAAATGGAAGTTGCATAGAAAGGTGTTGACATTGAAAATAGAAGAGGTTGTTACTTCTCTGCGTCTATCATGATTTTTTAAGTTTTGTTCCAGGACCTCAATTGTATCTTCTCAATGGTCTAAACTTACCTCCCTCACTTGGCTAATAATATACGTGTTAAATGAGAGGGCTGGATTATGTTTGGACAGGTTAACGTATGTTCAGCTAATTAAAATGATAATATGATCAAAGTTTGTTTTGAGTCATGATGGGTTTGGTCGCC
Above is a genomic segment from Lycium barbarum isolate Lr01 chromosome 12, ASM1917538v2, whole genome shotgun sequence containing:
- the LOC132623877 gene encoding pre-mRNA-processing factor 39-2, translated to MALKDLSCQITKDKSTFRPRNKERTYLFQAIFCPFQFPPAGDATHTQSALIGGFQQTSPAMELHNHNAPDGPHLVQVHNERLKDMISGGSEDLDSWNSLISEIEKTYPDDRNTICLAFDSFLSKFPLCHWNWKRYAYHEARLCNAEKAVEIFERAVESTPFSVGLWVDYCTFAMSSFEDPFDIRRLFTKGISLVGKDYFCHVLWDKYMSFEFSQEKWGSLALVYVQALCFPTKKLHKYYENFKKLVTNLEEEILHLSDDSRDVQLKELSSATAVLLNKEIVQVVKDLQDPSDDSVRLKALYKYRYCGDQLYQKACQLEEKIKSFESNIQRRYFQATPLDNDELKNWHDYLDFIEKQDDFDWALKLYERCLISCANYPEFWIRYVDFMETKGGRELSMFALERATKVFSKNVPEIHLFTARYMEQIGDPDGARASFPPINTDWDSCFIQYVTNRANMEKRLGNCSAASDIYKRAINMVVKEQKLQCIPMLYIGYYRLTHMITASLEVARDVIIDGIKRFPGCRLLYEELIRFAMAHEGTKQLSIVDSVIANAISPVSDVSQDLDIKDRESISILFLEFVDLCGSISEIRKAWSRHIKLFPQFIRTNTSSKHIGTEKSSLNSFTEQRRNISYVLVNQPSKGPSSGHMIQLSKGEQAQLPPLKDGKQPDQLSAEPSLAVVKGKDATGKQEQISPEVEDLSSGNGSGKNELSFDPLVQSKDDSSTPMELSHGPSQQRRDDLAGPMDFSYDSIPQPGEDVSKSPGPVLDFKEPSRPLSVLEASQERPSSEIINQDQDVELEQPPVPVSLENLSLISGERESQDLVAMHSDDLKGGEEIPSSSTGRPPDPVNDGDGPASCSSPGPVTAGSSQQIYDTAAVPESGSSKVSNQPAGYDQQQQSQRADSQEPRLLDSQGDSQFQQVLDKAPVHSQSGTSQGNIPGNECWTLNNMPQQISMSGNHLQASSSPVSYSQPSPAHYSAHNSQQIGPNPHHEALNQTSQHISLSENHPQMSSPHASFSEPSTPQHSGQSSQQIGPSHHQEALNQTSQHYYQQQHLSHGQYQQHQLQMQQPYTSIQQQQMHPHPSQLLYQQQQLNLQQQQQQSQQQTLLLQQQQYFQQIQSLPYQQQQYLHQLQYSQQAQQLWQQQFQQQAQQMQPQEGQQTQQQLEQYRQSQELAYQMQQHGYQLLMHQYQVRQQGCQSMQQQQQWQQQGNLQLQQYSHLQQQQYHHRDQQTDEEYNQTHQGKHVAVQYSSGTPAAESESPEIAKEPHSAEKFRRSVSPYRRPPARGISPSHSTATLASEASSFSRTNSSRDQ